Part of the Primulina huaijiensis isolate GDHJ02 chromosome 15, ASM1229523v2, whole genome shotgun sequence genome is shown below.
AAATAATAGCAAAGGGTTGTCCAGCCCCAGGTGAAATAAGTCGTGTCCAAATAAATACAGCTAATCATCTATACGTGTAGGGAATGGGGATGGAATTCTGGACCAATAAATTGACATAGAAAGAAATCAGTAAATTTCCATAACAGACTCCTCTTCACCACCCACATTGATAACATGCCTTTCAGCAATTACTGTTATGATTATTTACTGTAGCAAAAACACGATTCAAGCAGATGGCTCAAAATTAGGTTAATATAGAGATAAGTAAATCTGTACCTTTCTTGCTCGTTTGATGGCAACAACCTGGCCATTTGGTAGCTCAGCCTTGTAGACCGTTCCAAAACCTCCTTCACCTATCCTCAAAGTTCGTGAGAAATTATTTGTTGCCCTGGCAACTTGGCTCATATTTAGATGGACAGATCCAAGCCTATTAAGTTTTGGCGACATGGAAAATCTTGAAGGACTGGGCGGCACTCTCAATGGACTGGGCGGTACTCTCAGTGGACTTCCTGGAAACTTTTCAAACATGGGATTCCTTTCTAAAGACGAAACTGAATCAACTGCAGGGATAGAGAAAACCATGAAACGTAtggagaaattattatttcaccAAAAGTGCTGTGCATCTGAGTACATGCACAAACACACAGACAAACGAGATTTTATGAGCGGCTTATATATGTGAAATGCCAAATGGACAACTAGTTGATCGTGTGCAGGCAGCTCCAAAAAATTTCCAAACGAGTAAAAAGGACTTCCAAGACTAAAAATGATTGTCCAATCCAAAGTTGACCAATTTAACTGTCATTAAACTGGATTTATGAAGGCAAGAAGATTCAATTTACAACAAAGCAATGTAAAGACTGGATAATTAACTGATTCTACTCACTTGAATTAGGCTCCTCTGAGAGCACGGTGTGTCCGGTTTCCCTTTTCCTTGCTTGAAAGCATGGGCAAACTAAGGCACAActtaaaacaaagaaaacagGCAATGCCATGGCTAGCATTTTGGGATTCAATAGAGAAATTTCAGTGTGATTATCTTTACCATGCTGAGAtgttttattgtcatcatgtcCACCACTTTCTTCTCTAACcacagtttttaaaaattttcttcccACGTGTGAATTCAACTTTTCTGCAATACAATAGACATAAGACCGGCTTTACAACAGTGATAGTTTTATAAAATCTAATAAATGAGATTATGAACGGTAAATAAAATTcaccaatgaaaaaaaataagtgAAAATCGTAAGATGGTGCATACCTACTGCAAAATCCAACTCACAATACTGTTTTACAATATCTCTTGTAAAGAAGCAATGTCTCGTATAATCGTCTTCCAGAGCATCACAGAATACATATCTGTCCACCGATTTCCCATCTACAAAAAACAATTCATGGCCAAAATCACCTGAGTGTCTAACATGGAATTTTCCACATGCCTTCCGCTGCTTTGAAAACTCCGAAGCAGATATTATGGGAGATTTTACCAGCACAAGTagacttaaaaaaattaatgcaatTTTCAGCGAAGAGTTGCATAAAGATTCCATATTGAGTTGCATAAAGATTCCATATTTCAAACCCAACGATAGCAGAGGCATCCTCGGCTATGAATCTCCAAAAGTAAGCAGGACATTAGACAAGATACAGTTGGGCAATCCAAAGATATGCAGCGGTCGGATTGCATATGCTTTACCCTATATACAGTAATCAAGCCAGCCAGATTCAGGAACAATCTCAAAATGTAACTGTCAATTCAACTTCAAAATCTCCACAAACTAATCCCAGAATGATGAAGCAAAAGATGAAATCGCCACCTCAAATTTCCAAATCACTTCCAATTTTCTTACATTATAGTTGAAGCAAAAGTGTGATAGCTCAAGACGGGAATTAAAATCTTCTCCCTTGACTTCAAGTTTCCCTTCAAACAAACAAACTAAAAAGGATGTCAGGGGTCAAGCAGCTGCGACAAAAGGAAACATTTGAACCTCAGAAACCGAAAAACATCAATTCACAATAAACTTCAGGATACTCATGGAAAAGCCAGACCAAAACAGAAATTATCTCGATCAGACTTTTAATTCATTATCCAGGAACTATGAAGATCCTGCCACACGCCTTGACTGACCAATACCATTCTAAAGGCCAACCCCGAAATCACACCACGCCCTCTAAACTTCAGATATCATGAGACTCGCAAATTAATTTTAATCccctcaaaagaaaaaaaaactagcaCAAACCCACCAAAGGCTAATAAACATATACTAGAACCCAACGAAGACAACTTCCAGATACGCTCTTATCTTAATTACAAATATATACCCAAGAATAAATACCAACATATATCTATCAGGGAAATTTAGACAGGTCATCAATCAAACCTGAGTAAAGGTGGCTGCTGATAGCTGGACAAGagaaaagaaaaacacacatGTATGTGTGTTTTCTTGGCTGTGGAACGTGTATTTCAGTGTGTATTTTCAATGGTCGCAGTGACAATATCGAAGAAGAATAAGGAAAGTTCTAAGAGACCGGCTTCAGATTGAAGAATCTTGCAAAATTTGTGGGCTCCGTTGTGGGAGAGTGTGGACACATTTGGTTTCGCTTTCATTTTTACCTTCTTGGGTTGGTTCTATATATAACACGCCAGCGGTTACTGGGGTCCACCGTAATAGACCATATAAATTATTTCCTTACATATATGACATAAATATAAAACACTTTCTATGAATAGAAATCCATCCTTCTGTTCTGAAAGGAATAAAAATTCgttcttttttctttgaaaggAATAAAAATTCGttctataattttaataaaaattagcaggcgaaatttatttcaaatgatTTGCGATCCTTGATCGTATCCATGTCCAAAGAAATTCCTTTTTAAGGTTTCAGGCCATTGCAGTGGGGAGTCCCAAGTTGGCGGCTACTTTCATCACGCCAATGAATACGCTGAAGCCTTGGAAAGTGCAACCCCTCTCCAACATGGGAACCCGTTTTCCATCCCAGCGGCTTACAAATGACGCTATCTCCACCAAATTCTGCCGTTCTGCAACGGTTCGGATATTATCTCAAATCTCACCTCAATCGGTTCCTACAGTTACTATTCCCTACACAGAACTAAGGTGTTTTTTTTCCTTCGAATTTCACGTTTCAAGATTGTTTTTTGGGTGATTATCGGTGCCCTGAtgatgtttgtttgtttttttttttttggttttatcaTGATTATAGGATCAGAGTGCAGATTTATCAGGGAAAATAGAGCAGGGATTTGGGTCTAATGGCATGGGTATTCCATCTATCTTAGAGGTATGGAATGAATGCATCCTTACCAACCCTCTACCTTTGCGGTGGTTTTGAGAGATTATCATCGTTTCACAAGTTCTGTACACTGTCTTGAGATCAGACTTGTTTTTATGGATAATTTGGGGTAATGAGTTTTCTTAATACATCTATGTTCCGTTTCTCTGTAGGTTCCAGGGTATACTTCACTGCGCCGAAATCTTGTACAACTTGCACCTGGGTATGAACTTATTGAGTTACTTGTACACTGTCCGTCTGCAGGAATTGGCAAAGACTAGATAAACTTAAATTTTGCAACTTTTTGTGCACTTGGGGCATGAAGAAAATTTTGCTTCttaattttcttgaatatattgttTTCCTAAACAGACTAGCAAACCTTCCGGATACAAAAAAATTAGAAGTCCCTTATAACAGGTATAGCCAATCATTTCTTGATTAATCTTCCTATCACACCTTTTACTGGTTGTTATTCCTTTTTTTACATTGCTTAATTTCAGTCCTCACTGCTGTATAAGTTGGATTTCCTATATGGTGCAATTCATTGCGACTCCAACTGccaataaaatattgattaaccTAAAGTTTGTTGAGTTCATGTAGGTACAACATCGGATGGAGTCATGACAAGGAGCAGCTTGAATCTGGAAAACCCGGTAATATATTGATCCTTTATCAGTAGATTAAAGGAACTAAGCGTTCCTTTGTAAGCATACCTTATGGATGCATGTGGTGTTCCTGGTGTATATGTGAGAAAATAGTTGGATGTATGAACTTCAGCAAGTTTAGCATGAACTTATAATGAAAGATTTCAGCTGAGAATATTTCACAATCAATATGATTAATTTCTATCTATGTTACTTTTAATTGTTCATTCTTTACCCTGAGGAACTTCGTTTGCTGCAGATATGATGAAAAAAGGATCCTACTATGCTAATCCAATATTTGATGTACCTACAACTGAACTATCACATGTCGGACGGTATTGGTAGAAGCTACCCCCTTTCatgagtaataataataataagcatCATTTCTAAGTTTATTTGGTAATTGATAGCTTAACTGAttgagatttatttttttatacccACTTCTCTTTCTCAggtttttttatgaattttatgttCGTCTTTTTCTTATTTACTTGTTCCTGAACCACCAGAAGTATAAAATCATAGTG
Proteins encoded:
- the LOC140958376 gene encoding calmodulin-binding receptor-like cytoplasmic kinase 3 isoform X1, whose protein sequence is MPLLSLGLKYGIFMQLNMESLCNSSLKIALIFLSLLVLVKSPIISASEFSKQRKACGKFHVRHSGDFGHELFFVDGKSVDRYVFCDALEDDYTRHCFFTRDIVKQYCELDFAVEKLNSHVGRKFLKTVVREESGGHDDNKTSQHGKDNHTEISLLNPKMLAMALPVFFVLSCALVCPCFQARKRETGHTVLSEEPNSIDSVSSLERNPMFEKFPGSPLRVPPSPLRVPPSPSRFSMSPKLNRLGSVHLNMSQVARATNNFSRTLRIGEGGFGTVYKAELPNGQVVAIKRARKVEALQSEFRSEIELLAKIDHRNLVKLLGYVEKGNERLIITEYVPNGTLREHLDGLKGGKILDFNQRLEILIDVAHGLTYLHLYSEKQIIHRDVKSSNILLTESVRAKVADFGFAKLGEDSDKSHVSTKVKGTVGYLDPEYMRTNQLTTKSDVYSFGILLLETLTGRRPVDLKRPPEERVTIRWAFKKYNEGKFTDLLDPLMNETVDDEILAKMFSLAIDCAAPTRADRPDMKIVGEQLWGIRMDYLRNERR
- the LOC140958382 gene encoding uncharacterized protein; translated protein: MNTLKPWKVQPLSNMGTRFPSQRLTNDAISTKFCRSATVRILSQISPQSVPTVTIPYTELKDQSADLSGKIEQGFGSNGMGIPSILEVPGYTSLRRNLVQLAPGLANLPDTKKLEVPYNRYNIGWSHDKEQLESGKPDMMKKGSYYANPIFDVPTTELSHVGRYWDPSYCGPNIWPRDAMPELELRHQMVSKGMRMKVYFFDPFFKKRSCSKCSGLHLWDEFSMCFEKIKSFEPIKTKKVDSRINWIISSIANSDH